A window of the Natronomonas salina genome harbors these coding sequences:
- a CDS encoding glycosyltransferase family 2 protein codes for MSGSSGEQTDDSKAGEENRSAVINGSDISLPVKIDTPTEGYNKPAVGVVATSKNVDEVARVVMRAKSADYPVLITTPEGGESGLFELTNIEGVHYIPVDMETDATSSELSACHRLAAAARALAFSGLIFVENTGQRVDFERSSVADEGYIKRAIPTDLDADVGTLVAIPAYNEENTIASVVEDAQGMADSVIVVDDGSSDETAARAREAGATVVAHERNRGYGAALQTAFETAELHDVGCLVIIDGDGQHDTSDIPVLAEKVTEGEANVAIGSRFAGENRSAIPAYRRFGIGAINVMSNLSMGTLNPADWVSDTQSGFRAYDPHAIETLADANLGDDMDASLDILYHIHKEDFHIEEMPTIVNYDVENGHSQNPVTHGVRLISTILRTVEKDHPIKFLGVPAVIMVLVGSGFGYWTMANYLTSQTFPLGLALVSVFLILLGVFSGFTAIMLHSLSTHMDGTHE; via the coding sequence ATGAGCGGCTCAAGCGGGGAACAGACAGACGACTCCAAGGCCGGTGAAGAGAACCGATCAGCAGTTATAAACGGATCTGATATTTCTCTACCGGTCAAGATCGACACGCCGACTGAGGGTTACAACAAACCCGCTGTCGGCGTTGTCGCGACAAGTAAGAACGTGGACGAAGTCGCACGTGTCGTCATGCGTGCTAAGAGCGCCGATTATCCCGTCCTAATTACGACGCCAGAAGGCGGTGAGTCCGGGCTCTTCGAACTAACCAACATCGAAGGGGTCCACTACATCCCCGTCGACATGGAAACCGACGCTACCTCATCGGAGCTCAGTGCGTGTCATCGCCTCGCTGCAGCGGCTCGTGCCCTTGCTTTCTCGGGTCTCATCTTCGTCGAGAACACTGGCCAGCGCGTGGACTTCGAGCGGAGTTCAGTGGCCGACGAGGGGTACATCAAACGGGCCATTCCGACCGACCTTGATGCTGACGTGGGGACGCTAGTCGCCATCCCAGCGTACAACGAGGAGAACACAATCGCGTCGGTGGTTGAAGATGCCCAGGGGATGGCCGACTCGGTGATCGTCGTCGACGACGGGAGTAGCGACGAGACGGCTGCTAGGGCGCGAGAAGCTGGTGCGACCGTTGTTGCCCACGAACGGAACAGAGGCTACGGTGCAGCACTCCAGACCGCGTTCGAGACCGCGGAGCTCCACGACGTCGGCTGCCTCGTCATCATCGACGGCGACGGCCAGCACGATACAAGTGACATCCCGGTCCTCGCCGAGAAGGTGACCGAGGGGGAGGCGAACGTTGCTATCGGGAGCCGGTTTGCCGGTGAGAACCGGAGTGCCATTCCTGCCTACAGGCGGTTCGGGATCGGCGCGATCAACGTGATGTCGAACCTTAGTATGGGTACGTTGAATCCAGCAGATTGGGTCAGCGACACCCAGAGTGGATTCCGGGCCTACGATCCCCATGCCATCGAGACGTTGGCTGACGCCAATCTCGGTGACGACATGGATGCGAGCCTAGATATTCTCTACCATATTCACAAGGAAGACTTCCACATCGAGGAGATGCCCACTATTGTAAATTACGATGTGGAGAACGGGCACAGTCAGAATCCAGTCACGCACGGAGTTCGGTTAATCAGTACAATTCTCCGGACTGTGGAAAAGGATCATCCCATCAAATTCCTGGGTGTTCCTGCAGTCATTATGGTGCTAGTCGGTTCTGGCTTCGGATACTGGACGATGGCGAACTACCTTACGTCACAGACATTCCCTCTGGGTTTGGCTCTCGTCTCAGTATTCCTTATCCTCCTCGGAGTCTTCTCTGGATTTACTGCGATTATGCTGCATTCGTTGAGTACACACATGGATGGAACACATGAATAA
- a CDS encoding helix-turn-helix transcriptional regulator produces the protein MLRRIELEVLASVNRGDTISELATKLNHSESYLSRAVGDLVEKGLVYTERDGRRKRVVPSDARAVELYQDLVRQHSHIGFPELLTGKALEVLYYLDQPRTVSEIADRSDNYRNTVNRVLKRFRDRGLVGTDDGRYDFNADFNRLYEFARELAHHLHRHRLESVTPKGTILWEDYDEFLAQTETEIDAAGFHETGLARFAAFDLQFLLTGHRYYFYSEELDAVSPAELCCHTLLIDDGSRHRSYCLLLLSHVDVDEEDLREQAVKYDLEDEIDALLRYLETHGEVDDDRLPEWDEFQGLAADYEVALQ, from the coding sequence GTGCTTCGGCGCATCGAACTCGAGGTGCTCGCCTCCGTCAATCGCGGCGACACGATCTCCGAGCTCGCGACGAAGCTCAACCACAGCGAGAGCTACCTCTCTCGTGCCGTCGGCGACCTCGTCGAGAAAGGGCTCGTCTACACGGAACGCGATGGCCGGCGAAAACGAGTCGTCCCGTCGGATGCTCGCGCCGTCGAACTCTATCAGGACCTCGTTCGCCAGCACTCCCACATCGGCTTTCCTGAGCTGCTGACCGGCAAAGCACTCGAGGTGCTGTACTACCTCGACCAGCCGCGGACCGTCTCCGAGATTGCCGACCGGAGCGACAACTACCGCAACACAGTCAACCGAGTTCTCAAGCGGTTTCGCGACCGGGGTCTCGTCGGGACAGACGACGGTCGCTATGACTTCAACGCCGACTTCAACCGCCTCTACGAGTTCGCACGTGAACTCGCACACCATCTGCATCGCCACCGCCTCGAATCAGTCACCCCGAAGGGCACGATCCTCTGGGAGGACTACGACGAATTCCTCGCTCAGACCGAGACGGAGATCGACGCGGCGGGGTTCCACGAAACCGGCCTCGCTCGATTCGCGGCCTTCGACCTCCAGTTCTTGCTCACCGGCCACCGCTACTACTTCTACTCCGAAGAGCTCGACGCAGTCTCGCCGGCGGAGCTCTGCTGTCACACCCTTTTGATCGACGACGGCAGCCGCCACCGCTCGTACTGTCTCCTCCTGCTCAGCCACGTCGACGTCGACGAGGAGGATCTCCGGGAGCAGGCGGTGAAGTATGACCTCGAAGACGAAATCGACGCCTTGCTCCGCTACCTCGAGACCCACGGCGAGGTCGACGACGACCGGCTCCCGGAGTGGGACGAGTTCCAGGGGCTGGCGGCTGACTACGAGGTGGCACTACAATAA
- the wecB gene encoding non-hydrolyzing UDP-N-acetylglucosamine 2-epimerase, whose translation MAPLIRECQERGQSFVLIHTGQHYSDSLDSVFFEQLELPKPDYHLGVGSASHGEQTGQMLIAIEEVLLDEEPDVVFVQGDTNSVLAGAIATSKLDCELAHVEAGLRSFDRGMPEETNRVLADHVSDYLFAPTEQSREYLLDEGRPEENISVTGNTIVDALYRNRELAREKSTVISDLGLEGEEFFLMTSHRAENVDDEKRFRGLLEGVAAAAAEHNVEVVYPIHPRAESRIDEFGLEIPDCITLIEPQDYLDFLQLEAEASLILTDSGGVQEEACVLRIPCVTLRENTERSETVDVGANTLAGTDPDSIVSESSSMLQEDHHWENPFGDGQSAERIIDEATAKGETRDQISQHD comes from the coding sequence ATGGCACCGCTCATCCGGGAGTGTCAAGAGCGGGGTCAATCGTTCGTTCTCATCCACACGGGCCAGCACTACTCGGACTCGCTGGATTCCGTGTTCTTCGAGCAGCTCGAACTCCCAAAACCGGATTATCACCTTGGTGTCGGATCAGCCTCCCACGGTGAACAGACCGGCCAGATGCTCATCGCGATTGAAGAGGTGCTGCTCGATGAGGAACCCGATGTCGTCTTCGTCCAGGGTGACACCAATTCCGTGCTTGCTGGCGCTATCGCGACCAGCAAACTCGACTGCGAACTGGCGCACGTAGAAGCCGGCCTTCGGAGCTTCGACCGAGGGATGCCCGAGGAGACGAACCGGGTCCTCGCTGACCACGTCTCCGACTACCTGTTCGCACCCACAGAGCAAAGTCGCGAATATCTGCTCGACGAAGGACGACCTGAGGAGAATATCTCGGTGACCGGGAATACAATCGTCGACGCTCTATATCGGAATCGGGAACTCGCTCGCGAGAAGAGCACCGTCATCTCCGACCTCGGATTAGAAGGCGAGGAGTTCTTCCTCATGACTTCCCATCGTGCGGAGAACGTTGACGACGAGAAACGGTTTCGCGGTCTCCTTGAGGGAGTCGCGGCAGCTGCCGCGGAACATAACGTTGAGGTCGTCTATCCAATCCATCCACGGGCTGAATCCAGGATCGACGAGTTCGGACTGGAGATTCCCGACTGCATCACACTGATCGAACCGCAGGATTACCTGGACTTCCTCCAGCTCGAAGCGGAGGCAAGCCTTATCTTGACCGATTCCGGAGGCGTACAGGAGGAGGCCTGTGTGTTGCGGATTCCTTGCGTAACACTACGAGAGAATACGGAACGGTCCGAGACAGTTGATGTCGGGGCGAACACCCTCGCCGGGACGGACCCGGACTCGATAGTATCCGAATCGTCCAGTATGCTACAGGAGGACCACCACTGGGAGAATCCCTTCGGTGATGGTCAATCTGCTGAACGGATTATCGACGAAGCCACCGCTAAAGGTGAGACACGAGACCAGATATCTCAGCATGATTGA
- a CDS encoding NAD-dependent epimerase/dehydratase family protein — protein sequence MAAILVTGGLGAVGAPLTEELESRGHDVWVADLPWSEREKYYKCDVSEYRQLASIFEDHSFDYVYHLAAEFGRKNGEDFYETMWQSNAIGTKHMLRLQKEHGFRMIFSSSSEVYGDYDDIMDEAVPLEEGPRQLNDYAISKWVNEQQILNAADRHGNETIRVRFFNTYGPGEKFSEYRSVIAKFCYHALHDNPYHVYENHHRSFTYIGDTVRTLANIVENFKPGEVYNIAGEEYYNIKELSDMILDYLDKNDEKVEYRGREEHNTLNKRASVEKAKRDLDHEATVSLEEGIPKTIDWMRDYYDVE from the coding sequence ATGGCAGCTATCCTAGTCACAGGCGGCCTGGGCGCAGTTGGAGCACCACTTACTGAAGAGTTGGAGTCACGCGGCCACGACGTGTGGGTCGCGGACCTCCCGTGGAGCGAACGCGAGAAGTACTACAAGTGCGACGTCAGTGAATATCGACAGTTAGCGTCGATCTTTGAGGACCACTCCTTCGATTACGTCTACCACTTGGCGGCGGAATTCGGTCGGAAGAACGGTGAAGACTTCTACGAGACGATGTGGCAGTCGAACGCTATCGGGACCAAACATATGCTTCGGTTGCAGAAGGAACACGGGTTCCGGATGATCTTCTCCTCATCCAGTGAGGTCTACGGTGACTACGACGATATAATGGACGAGGCGGTACCGTTGGAGGAAGGTCCTCGGCAGCTCAATGACTATGCAATCTCAAAGTGGGTCAACGAACAGCAAATCCTGAACGCGGCGGATCGACACGGCAACGAGACCATTCGGGTCCGCTTCTTCAACACGTACGGGCCCGGCGAGAAGTTCAGCGAGTACCGGAGCGTCATCGCGAAGTTCTGCTATCACGCACTGCACGACAACCCCTATCACGTCTACGAGAACCACCACCGTTCGTTCACCTACATCGGGGATACCGTCCGAACACTGGCGAACATTGTTGAAAACTTCAAGCCAGGCGAGGTCTACAACATCGCTGGCGAAGAGTACTACAACATCAAGGAGCTCTCGGACATGATACTGGACTATCTGGACAAAAATGATGAGAAGGTCGAGTACCGAGGGAGAGAAGAGCACAACACGTTGAACAAGCGGGCGAGTGTCGAGAAGGCGAAACGCGATCTCGATCACGAAGCGACGGTCTCGCTTGAAGAGGGAATCCCAAAGACCATCGATTGGATGCGAGACTACTACGATGTCGAGTGA
- a CDS encoding ArsR family transcriptional regulator: MDPTQTPPEHAGDGEFQPWLALQKATDEKRANLLADVVGHPKGAPSVAELDYMNPDLGEDAIRKHIQILREVGVIEELVVEPGDRVRGYPYKFYTLTDDARELFDRNDLFPREAWQRQYGRVEKSAEISQLEEMPRPEDVPAT; this comes from the coding sequence ATGGACCCGACGCAAACGCCGCCGGAACACGCGGGGGATGGCGAGTTCCAGCCATGGCTCGCCCTCCAGAAGGCGACCGACGAGAAGCGGGCGAACCTGCTTGCGGACGTCGTCGGGCATCCGAAGGGCGCACCCAGCGTCGCGGAACTCGACTACATGAACCCCGACCTCGGTGAGGATGCCATCCGCAAGCACATCCAGATCCTGCGGGAAGTCGGCGTCATCGAGGAGTTGGTGGTGGAGCCGGGCGACCGGGTGCGCGGCTACCCCTACAAGTTCTACACGCTGACCGACGACGCCCGCGAACTGTTCGACCGGAACGACCTGTTCCCTCGGGAGGCGTGGCAGCGACAGTACGGCCGCGTCGAGAAGTCCGCCGAGATCAGCCAACTGGAGGAGATGCCTCGTCCAGAAGATGTGCCGGCCACGTGA
- a CDS encoding RNA-guided endonuclease InsQ/TnpB family protein: MDVRRTAVVKLAVSDEQRDALHRTAEQYLYCANRTADYCWSDTSYTECKTNKREVRDAIYSDLRKETDLQAQLVQAAIRRAVEAIKGVIERWKKGQRVSRPTFTAETMDYDTRSATFYRKKVSLATVEGRVEPTFVLPADSPTPYERYVLSEDYEFRESTLRYDAATDEFYLNISTRRVDGDDAEVPADTGPPDQTVLGIDLGVNSLAVSSTGTFWQGDEYDHWCREFEKRRGEMQQRGTQAAHNALLRLGKREEAWRKQYIHTVANELVTEAVDHDCDVIAFEDLTDIRERLPQAKWHHVWAFRRLFEYVSYKAPEKGVSVKQVEPNHTSQRCSRADCGFTHDANRDGEHFECQKCGYEVNADYNGAKNIGLRYARKRIHSLRSSPTSGSGDAEVDLRINGGTLNGESHRPIAGD; the protein is encoded by the coding sequence ATGGATGTGCGTCGAACGGCCGTCGTGAAACTCGCCGTTTCTGACGAGCAACGCGACGCACTCCACCGAACCGCCGAGCAATACCTGTACTGCGCGAACCGAACCGCCGACTACTGTTGGTCGGACACCTCCTACACCGAGTGTAAGACCAATAAGCGGGAGGTTCGTGACGCGATCTACTCCGACCTCCGCAAGGAGACAGACCTACAGGCACAACTCGTCCAAGCCGCAATACGTCGCGCCGTCGAAGCCATCAAAGGCGTTATAGAACGCTGGAAGAAGGGACAGCGCGTCTCCCGTCCAACGTTCACCGCCGAGACAATGGACTACGACACCCGAAGCGCGACATTCTACCGAAAGAAGGTGTCGCTGGCAACCGTCGAGGGGCGGGTCGAACCCACGTTCGTTCTCCCGGCCGACAGCCCGACTCCTTACGAACGGTACGTCCTTTCCGAGGACTACGAGTTCCGCGAGAGTACGCTTCGGTACGACGCGGCCACCGACGAGTTCTACCTCAACATCTCGACACGGCGGGTTGACGGCGACGACGCAGAGGTTCCGGCAGATACCGGGCCCCCCGACCAAACGGTCCTCGGTATCGACCTCGGCGTCAACAGTCTTGCTGTCTCCTCAACCGGCACGTTCTGGCAGGGTGACGAGTACGACCATTGGTGCCGTGAGTTCGAGAAGCGACGTGGAGAGATGCAACAGCGCGGCACGCAAGCCGCTCACAACGCATTGCTTCGCCTCGGCAAGCGCGAAGAAGCGTGGCGGAAACAGTACATCCACACCGTCGCCAATGAACTCGTCACGGAAGCCGTCGACCATGACTGCGACGTTATCGCGTTCGAGGACTTAACCGACATCCGCGAGCGACTGCCGCAGGCGAAGTGGCACCACGTCTGGGCGTTCCGACGCCTGTTCGAGTACGTCTCCTACAAAGCACCTGAGAAGGGTGTCTCCGTGAAGCAAGTTGAGCCGAACCACACGTCTCAACGCTGTTCTCGGGCTGACTGTGGGTTCACGCACGACGCGAACCGCGACGGCGAACATTTTGAGTGCCAGAAGTGCGGCTACGAGGTGAACGCGGATTATAACGGTGCGAAGAACATCGGGCTCCGGTACGCCCGGAAGCGGATACACAGCCTCCGTTCCTCGCCCACGTCGGGGAGCGGAGACGCAGAAGTAGACCTGCGTATAAATGGTGGGACGTTGAACGGCGAGAGCCACCGGCCTATCGCCGGGGACTGA
- a CDS encoding sensor histidine kinase, with protein MAGYQGASMRIDTRLGSLTRPMVEAIIVLVGLLLVGATLFTWYWLAIDPVDALLVGLPAALIITIMGVVHRSTYPVRVYSEMLRWTLFGLFSLGGFIGSIIVVKQTSLTTGLQLLLFMMGFGSIAGLLVGYSRGQSIEAARKSTRLERQQDRIEFLNQLLRHNVLNKIAIIKGNAALLDEEYDIDDPALETILDQSEDAAELVDNVRVLVASFSSQLSQHPVDLSHALNSELKSLAQSFEDAEIRAEVPAGLVVRADGLLRYTFENVLHNAIEHNDAETPRVEVTAERRCDRVTVTIADNGPGIAEPVRRGINENEVTGNHGIGLYLVDSLVTEYGGSMHIAETTSRGSEVTLTFQAIDDPASW; from the coding sequence ATGGCAGGGTATCAGGGGGCCAGCATGCGGATAGACACGCGGCTGGGCAGCCTCACGCGGCCGATGGTCGAGGCGATCATCGTGCTGGTCGGCCTGCTGCTCGTCGGCGCCACCCTGTTCACCTGGTACTGGCTGGCGATCGACCCGGTCGACGCGTTGCTCGTCGGGTTGCCCGCCGCCCTCATCATCACCATCATGGGTGTCGTCCATCGCAGTACGTACCCGGTGCGGGTGTACTCGGAGATGCTCCGGTGGACGCTGTTCGGTCTGTTCTCGCTGGGCGGCTTCATCGGCAGCATCATCGTCGTCAAACAGACCTCCCTGACCACCGGGCTCCAGCTCCTCCTGTTCATGATGGGGTTCGGCAGCATCGCCGGCCTGCTCGTCGGCTACAGTCGCGGCCAGAGCATCGAGGCCGCCCGGAAGTCGACGCGCCTGGAGCGACAACAGGACCGCATCGAGTTCCTCAATCAACTCCTCCGCCACAACGTCCTCAACAAGATCGCGATCATCAAGGGCAACGCAGCGTTGCTCGACGAGGAGTACGACATCGACGACCCGGCACTGGAGACGATCCTCGATCAAAGCGAGGACGCCGCTGAACTCGTCGATAACGTGCGAGTCCTCGTGGCGTCGTTCTCGTCGCAGCTGTCCCAGCACCCGGTCGACCTCTCTCATGCGCTGAACTCCGAGCTCAAGTCGCTGGCCCAGTCGTTCGAGGACGCCGAGATCAGGGCGGAGGTCCCAGCCGGCCTCGTCGTCCGTGCGGACGGGTTGCTCCGATACACCTTCGAGAACGTCCTGCACAACGCCATCGAGCACAACGATGCCGAGACGCCCCGCGTCGAGGTCACCGCTGAGCGACGCTGTGACCGCGTCACCGTCACCATCGCGGACAACGGCCCTGGGATCGCCGAGCCCGTGCGGCGAGGTATCAACGAGAACGAGGTGACCGGCAACCACGGGATCGGGCTCTATCTCGTCGACTCGCTCGTCACCGAATACGGCGGGTCGATGCATATCGCCGAGACCACCTCACGCGGAAGCGAGGTCACGCTCACGTTCCAGGCGATCGACGACCCGGCGTCGTGGTGA
- a CDS encoding metal-dependent hydrolase codes for MLPWGHLAVGYLVFTFFTDVRYQTPQTFGTLVAVAVGTQLPDLIDKPFAWYLHVLPNGRSFSHSIFVSVLLVGLVYVVARRYDRPLVGAAFGCGYLTHLGGDALYPLLRGEWAELVFLLWPAATFPYDDADYTILQMLVDGALTPTGVFEAGLLVLAVAVWVHLEMPGLQPLRARWERLQDA; via the coding sequence ATGCTTCCCTGGGGCCACCTCGCAGTCGGCTATCTCGTCTTCACGTTCTTCACCGACGTCCGATACCAGACGCCCCAGACGTTCGGCACGCTCGTCGCCGTCGCGGTCGGGACGCAACTTCCCGACCTCATCGACAAGCCGTTCGCGTGGTACCTGCACGTCCTTCCGAACGGCCGCTCGTTCAGTCACTCCATCTTCGTCAGTGTGCTCCTCGTCGGGCTCGTGTACGTGGTGGCACGCCGCTACGATCGCCCGCTCGTCGGCGCCGCGTTCGGCTGTGGCTACCTGACCCACCTCGGCGGTGACGCACTGTATCCTCTGCTCCGTGGGGAATGGGCAGAACTGGTCTTCCTGCTCTGGCCCGCGGCCACGTTCCCGTACGACGATGCCGATTACACGATCCTGCAGATGCTGGTCGACGGGGCGCTCACACCGACCGGGGTCTTCGAAGCCGGGCTGCTCGTCCTCGCGGTCGCCGTCTGGGTGCATCTCGAGATGCCCGGGCTCCAGCCCCTCCGGGCTCGCTGGGAGAGGCTTCAGGACGCGTAA
- a CDS encoding sensor histidine kinase, with amino-acid sequence MDGWRRQVINGSALVALLGLVYVIGGVALWVTELAPNAGSTHQALYELTMHVLFGGVILALGVHVERSELLPEERFSVMVWCYGGFTLMFLLSTWGHLGAILEGLLTVGFVSDFVIFTSLGGAFGVIAGVNRGRATKNKLLADRNEEQRETLALLTRLVSHDIRNDMAIMDGYAEIVAEHVDEELYAMEVIQTRIDDTIELLEDASTLVKTLDDDREFEPVDLSGILSSEVRSLSETHPDVDLDTEITNGLAVTADSLLRQLFSNLLSNAVAHNDTDDLTVSVRAAREGAWAIVEISDNGSGIPPEVREECFGLGERGPESEGDGIGLYLVSRLAEIYGGSVDLEESPVGGAQFRIKLPTTSN; translated from the coding sequence ATGGATGGGTGGCGGCGGCAAGTTATCAATGGGTCTGCGCTCGTCGCGCTCTTGGGGTTGGTGTACGTGATCGGGGGTGTCGCCCTCTGGGTGACCGAGCTCGCTCCGAACGCCGGGTCGACACACCAGGCGCTGTACGAGCTTACGATGCACGTCCTCTTCGGGGGCGTCATCCTCGCACTCGGCGTCCACGTCGAACGCAGCGAACTCCTCCCGGAGGAACGGTTCTCGGTGATGGTCTGGTGTTACGGTGGGTTCACACTCATGTTCCTGCTGAGCACCTGGGGGCATCTCGGGGCGATCCTCGAGGGGCTGTTGACCGTGGGGTTCGTCAGCGACTTCGTGATCTTCACGAGCCTCGGCGGCGCCTTCGGCGTCATTGCTGGCGTCAACCGCGGCCGGGCGACGAAGAACAAGCTCCTGGCCGACCGGAACGAGGAACAGCGAGAGACCCTCGCGTTGCTGACCCGACTCGTGAGTCACGACATCCGCAACGACATGGCGATCATGGACGGCTACGCAGAGATCGTCGCCGAACACGTCGACGAGGAACTCTACGCGATGGAGGTCATCCAGACGCGGATCGACGATACGATCGAACTCCTCGAGGACGCCAGCACCCTCGTGAAGACCCTCGACGACGACCGCGAGTTCGAACCCGTCGACCTCTCGGGCATCCTCAGCTCGGAGGTGCGCTCGCTCTCGGAGACACATCCCGATGTCGACCTCGACACCGAGATCACCAACGGGCTCGCTGTGACGGCGGATTCGCTCCTTCGCCAGCTGTTCTCGAACCTCCTGAGCAACGCCGTCGCCCACAACGACACCGACGACCTCACGGTCTCCGTTCGCGCCGCGCGCGAGGGAGCCTGGGCGATCGTCGAGATCAGCGACAACGGGAGCGGCATCCCACCCGAGGTTCGAGAGGAGTGCTTCGGACTCGGCGAACGAGGCCCCGAGAGCGAGGGCGACGGAATCGGTCTCTACTTAGTCTCGCGACTCGCCGAGATCTACGGCGGCTCCGTAGACCTCGAGGAGTCACCAGTTGGGGGCGCACAGTTCCGGATCAAGCTCCCGACGACCTCCAACTGA
- a CDS encoding DUF6036 family nucleotidyltransferase — protein MRPTFGSEYIENEFQRIGDGLSAPLTVYLIGGGAMSLRDLKGATKDIDLVVPDGDAYGQLWAVLMDLGYVEVQPLDPDYRALGATSCVENDDGCRLDIFNQQVANKLVLTDGMQERSEPFLDTDRLTVRLVGNEDIFLFKLIAGRDDDIEDMNMLVQTGLDYDVVRAELEAQIERLGDDQFATFANEALVELEERYGVTTPIEDRIQELTDKYYRGIEVLQSLDEPMTVDELAVELELDTDEIHDRIAYLSTFDRVRQDGATVRPVE, from the coding sequence ATGAGACCAACATTCGGAAGCGAGTACATCGAGAACGAATTCCAGCGAATCGGGGACGGCCTCTCAGCCCCACTTACGGTCTACTTGATCGGAGGTGGTGCGATGTCGCTGCGCGACCTCAAGGGGGCGACGAAAGATATCGACCTGGTCGTCCCGGATGGCGACGCATATGGTCAGCTGTGGGCCGTCCTGATGGACCTCGGATATGTGGAGGTCCAGCCGCTGGATCCAGATTACCGGGCGCTGGGGGCGACGAGCTGCGTCGAGAACGACGATGGATGTCGCCTCGACATCTTCAACCAGCAGGTCGCGAACAAGCTCGTGCTCACCGACGGCATGCAAGAGCGCAGTGAACCGTTCCTCGACACGGATCGACTGACGGTCCGGCTGGTCGGCAACGAGGATATCTTCCTGTTCAAACTGATCGCAGGCCGAGACGACGACATCGAGGACATGAATATGCTCGTGCAGACTGGTCTCGACTACGACGTCGTCCGAGCTGAACTCGAAGCCCAGATCGAACGCCTGGGTGACGATCAGTTCGCTACGTTCGCGAACGAGGCCCTGGTCGAACTCGAAGAACGGTACGGGGTGACCACGCCGATCGAAGACCGCATCCAAGAGCTCACGGATAAGTACTATCGGGGAATCGAAGTCCTCCAGTCACTCGACGAGCCGATGACCGTTGACGAACTGGCCGTGGAACTGGAGCTGGATACCGACGAGATTCACGACCGGATCGCGTATCTCTCAACATTCGACCGGGTCCGTCAAGATGGCGCCACAGTCCGTCCCGTAGAGTAG